In the Limanda limanda chromosome 1, fLimLim1.1, whole genome shotgun sequence genome, one interval contains:
- the LOC133003458 gene encoding transmembrane protein 60-like has protein sequence MSLAQRVLLTWVFTLVFLIMLVLKLDGKVQWNWFLIFIPVWVFDGILILMLAIKMAGRCKPGYDPRNGSPDLRLRAWYLTAMLLKLGFCLTLCAKLEKLADVKLTFVCIPLWTMLLGALVELGLNIFPERREA, from the exons ATGTCTCTGGCTCAGAGGGTTCTCCTGACCTGGGTCTTCACCCTGGTCTTCCTCATCATGCTGGTGCTCAAGCTGGATGGGAAG GTGCAGTGGAACTGgttcctcatcttcatccctgTCTGGGTCTTCGATGgcatcctcatcctcatgctCGCCATCAAGATGGCAGGCCGCTGCAAGCCCGGGTACGACCCCCGCAACGGCTCCCCCGACCTGCGGCTGCGCGCCTGGTACCTGACGGCCATGCTGCTCAAGCTGGGCTTCTGCCTGACTCTGTGCGCCAAGCTGGAGAAGCTGGCCGACGTGAAGCTGACGTTTGTGTGCATTCCGCTGTGGACCATGTTACTGGGAGCGCTGGTGGAGCTGGGGCTGAACATCTttcctgagaggagagaggcctga